In Fragaria vesca subsp. vesca linkage group LG1, FraVesHawaii_1.0, whole genome shotgun sequence, the sequence AGACTCAGTCAGATTCCCATAAAGGTTTTGGAAACTGGGAAATTATTATTTGTACCCGGAACACCACCTGTTTTATGTTCCCCTTTAATCTCATTGGTCCACGTGTTTTATCCTTATTTCTGATTGGTGTATTTAATTACTCTTTTTTTTTCCACCCCGTACCGGTCCCCACATGAATCTGAGTTATATGATTGGTCGGATACAACACCTGGCAGTGCCACATAGTGTTCCGGGTATAGAAAATAATTACTCAAACTGGAAACTTCCTGCCCTTTGCTCGAACATGAATTCAATTTGACGTGTCTGGGGGGAATGTATAAGGAAATATGTACAAGTCAATTGGTACCCAACATTTGAGTCTTTTCCCTGATATTTTGTCCCACATTCCAAACACGTCGTCACTAAATAAAACCTTCTTCCAATTTCCACAGACGTACGAAGACCCAGAACAGCACAGGTTGTAGTGTCGTACAGCAGTACCTGTTCTTCAAGAAGAAACTTAGCCAAGCCATCAACCATTTTGAACTTTCAAGATAATGGTCAAGGAAACCCGCGTCCCACATCGACTATATATACACCCCTAAGCCTCACACATACACCATACCATCAATCACACTAGCTTGCTTCCGTAAACATGAAGTTACACACTTTCATCATCGTCTCCTTCACTTTGTTGCTAGGTATCTCGGCAGAACAATGCGGTAGACAAGCCGGTGGCGCCACCTGCCCGAACGGTCTATGTTGTAGCGAATACGGGTGGTGTGGCACGACCCCCGACTACTGTGCTACCGGTTGCCAAAGCCAATGTACTCCTTCAGGTGGTGGTGGCTCACCAACTACTCCCTCATCACCAACCCCAAGTGGCGGTGGCAGTGATGTTGCCGGAATCATTACCTCCTCTCTTTTTGATGAAATGCTCAAGCATCGCAACGATCCACAGTGCAAAGGCAACGGTTTCTACAGTTATGATGCTTTCATTACTGCTGCTGGATCATTCCCTGCGTTTGGCACCACTGGAGATGATGTAACGAAAAAGAAGGAGCTCGCTGCTTTCTTAGCTCAAACCTCTCATGAGACCACTGGTAATTTGTAGCACTAACTTGCCAAATCAATAGTGAATGCTTCAGATTTTTGCTTTATTAACTGAGTTTAATTTAGTTAAATGGTTGATTTGAATATGTACGTAGGTGGATCGGGATGGGCGGGTGCACCAGATGGTCCTTATGCATGGGGTTATTGCTTTGTCAATGAAATCACCCAAGATGTGCGTTGTACATCCCCAGAATATCCATGTGCTCCTGGCAAGAAGTACTATGGTCGAGGACCCATTCAACTCACCCAGTATGTCTCTTAAATTTTTTATCTTCACTATTTGCAAATTAATCAAAGTAAATACTTAGTTATTTTCAAACTCTAAATTGAAAACCATCATGGATTATTGAAAGTAAAGAATAGAAAAATACGTAAAGGAAACGAGCCAAAAGAGCTACATTATGTTTGTGTTGATTGAATTGATGAGAAAATATAAATTACAAGAGTTTATATTATTATTTATCGTACATACACGGACACACATTAAGAAGTATTGATATGATTAAAGGGTACAAACCATTTGATGAATGCATTCCTACTTTCTCTAGTGGTGCTCATACATTGTACATGTGGAGGAAGATCGACCTTAACAAATGAGAGAATAAGACTAATGACATTGACTTGTTGATATTTGTAGCAATTACAACTATGCTCAAGCGGGGGCAGCAATCAAAGAGGATCTGATAAACAATCCGGACCTGGTGGCCACAGACCCAGTTGTAGCATTCAAGACAGCAATATGGTTCTGGATGACTCCACAATCAAACAAACCATCAAGTCACGATGTCATTACCGGTCGTTGGAACCCGTCTGCCGCGGATATATCGGCAGGTCGGGTTCCTGGATATGGT encodes:
- the LOC101304907 gene encoding endochitinase-like, translated to MKLHTFIIVSFTLLLGISAEQCGRQAGGATCPNGLCCSEYGWCGTTPDYCATGCQSQCTPSGGGGSPTTPSSPTPSGGGSDVAGIITSSLFDEMLKHRNDPQCKGNGFYSYDAFITAAGSFPAFGTTGDDVTKKKELAAFLAQTSHETTGGSGWAGAPDGPYAWGYCFVNEITQDVRCTSPEYPCAPGKKYYGRGPIQLTHNYNYAQAGAAIKEDLINNPDLVATDPVVAFKTAIWFWMTPQSNKPSSHDVITGRWNPSAADISAGRVPGYGVITNIINGGIECGHGPDDKVVDRIGFYRRYSDILGVSPGDNLDCNNQVPFAPNA